From the Halalkalicoccus sp. CGA53 genome, one window contains:
- a CDS encoding carbohydrate ABC transporter permease, whose amino-acid sequence MRTDFERLLARLRRRSSTLRTDGGTSSAAGGRLSRLRHGQFVQSLPFWLPPALLVGLFVYGAVSWNLLISLTDWTGLAQPEYTDLGFEMYAQMPGDASFVAAFRNTVVLLVVFTVVSLTIGLVLAILVDQNIRFENTFRTIYLLPMALSFVVTAVFWSWMYNPTTGVINTVLRGIGLDVLALNWIGDPRTRLGAIIFALTWQFSGYAMVVYLAGLRAIPTEHYEAAKVDGASAFRMYRRVIVPQLSAATTSAAVVLMVFALKAFDFIFVMFGDNPGRSADILAVMMFRVAFSRSQWAYGAAVATVLFLMALSVVAPYLYLQYKRGDL is encoded by the coding sequence ATGCGTACCGATTTCGAACGACTGCTCGCCCGGCTACGTCGTCGTTCGTCCACCCTCCGGACCGACGGGGGCACATCGAGCGCCGCGGGTGGGCGGCTCTCCCGGCTGCGACACGGCCAGTTCGTCCAGTCGCTCCCGTTCTGGCTGCCGCCGGCGCTGCTGGTCGGACTGTTCGTCTACGGCGCGGTGAGCTGGAACCTCCTCATCTCGCTGACCGACTGGACCGGGCTCGCCCAGCCGGAGTACACGGACCTCGGCTTCGAGATGTACGCCCAGATGCCGGGCGACGCCTCGTTCGTCGCCGCGTTCCGCAACACGGTCGTCCTGCTCGTGGTGTTCACCGTCGTCTCGCTCACCATCGGGCTCGTGCTCGCGATCCTCGTCGACCAGAACATCCGGTTCGAGAACACCTTCCGGACGATCTACCTGCTGCCGATGGCGCTCTCGTTCGTCGTCACCGCGGTGTTCTGGTCCTGGATGTACAACCCGACGACGGGCGTGATCAACACCGTCCTCAGGGGAATCGGACTGGACGTCCTCGCACTGAACTGGATCGGCGATCCCCGAACTAGGCTGGGAGCGATCATCTTCGCGCTCACCTGGCAGTTCAGCGGCTACGCGATGGTCGTCTACCTCGCGGGGCTGCGGGCCATTCCCACGGAACACTACGAGGCGGCGAAGGTCGACGGCGCGAGCGCGTTCCGCATGTACCGCCGGGTGATCGTTCCACAGCTCAGTGCGGCGACGACGAGCGCGGCGGTCGTGCTGATGGTGTTCGCGCTCAAGGCGTTCGACTTCATCTTCGTCATGTTCGGGGACAATCCCGGACGATCGGCCGACATCCTCGCGGTGATGATGTTCCGGGTAGCGTTCTCGCGGTCGCAGTGGGCCTACGGCGCCGCGGTCGCGACGGTCCTCTTCCTGATGGCGCTCTCGGTCGTCGCGCCCTACCTCTACCTGCAGTATAAGCGGGGTGACCTATGA
- a CDS encoding ABC transporter substrate-binding protein → MNRRRSLTRRRYLLTVGAAGAAGLAGCAEDEDPEEIADDADDPDTDEDADDTDETADDANDADVEEELEIVHWWTAGGEEDALDALLEGYREEYPEYGVENNPAPGGAGAAIDAEIQTRVIDEDPPSTFQIWPGEALRPYLDADALEPVGEFYDDEGAYVEGVLDAAGPDGDLVSVPINIHRLNQLFYNVEVVEDVGLDVEGAESPEDLLELFEAADDAGYVGLAQQTQEPWGVLQQWEVTFTGQHGVDTFERFLDGEAAELESEIEESLSLVEATSEYFNEDAGSVAWDEANSAVITGDAAFHHNGDWAAGQYQAADEEGFEYGEGWDYVPFPGTEGVYTLVMDSFVMPANNPTTDATEAFLSYCSTVDAQERFNPPKGSIPPRTDVPTDEFPPFLQDQMADFEDSDEQVTSISHGSGLDPAQASEVEEAFAVFTDNWDPQETTQELIDIF, encoded by the coding sequence ATGAATAGACGACGCTCACTCACGAGGCGACGGTACCTGCTCACCGTCGGTGCGGCCGGCGCGGCCGGTCTCGCCGGCTGTGCCGAGGACGAGGACCCCGAAGAGATCGCCGACGACGCGGACGATCCCGACACCGACGAGGATGCGGACGACACCGACGAAACCGCTGACGACGCCAACGACGCGGACGTCGAGGAGGAACTGGAGATCGTCCACTGGTGGACGGCCGGCGGCGAGGAGGACGCGCTCGACGCGCTCCTCGAGGGATATCGAGAGGAGTACCCCGAGTACGGCGTCGAGAACAACCCGGCGCCGGGCGGCGCGGGCGCGGCGATCGACGCGGAGATCCAGACCCGGGTCATCGACGAGGACCCGCCGAGCACGTTCCAGATCTGGCCCGGCGAGGCGCTCCGGCCCTACCTCGACGCCGACGCGCTCGAGCCCGTCGGGGAGTTCTACGACGACGAGGGCGCCTACGTCGAGGGCGTCCTCGACGCCGCGGGACCGGACGGCGACCTCGTCTCCGTCCCGATCAACATCCACCGGCTGAACCAGCTGTTCTACAACGTCGAGGTCGTCGAGGACGTCGGCCTCGACGTCGAGGGCGCCGAGAGCCCCGAGGACCTCCTCGAACTGTTCGAGGCGGCCGACGACGCCGGCTACGTCGGCCTCGCTCAGCAGACTCAGGAGCCGTGGGGCGTCCTCCAGCAGTGGGAGGTCACCTTCACCGGCCAGCACGGCGTCGACACGTTCGAGCGGTTCCTCGACGGCGAGGCGGCGGAGCTCGAAAGCGAGATCGAGGAGTCGCTCTCGCTCGTCGAGGCGACCAGCGAGTACTTCAACGAGGACGCCGGCTCGGTCGCCTGGGACGAGGCGAACTCCGCGGTGATCACCGGCGACGCGGCCTTTCACCACAACGGCGACTGGGCGGCCGGCCAGTACCAGGCCGCCGACGAGGAGGGTTTCGAGTACGGCGAGGGCTGGGACTATGTCCCGTTCCCCGGCACCGAGGGCGTCTACACGCTCGTGATGGACTCGTTCGTCATGCCGGCGAACAACCCGACGACGGACGCCACCGAGGCCTTTCTCTCGTACTGCTCGACGGTCGACGCACAGGAGCGGTTCAACCCGCCGAAGGGTTCGATACCGCCACGCACCGACGTCCCGACCGACGAGTTCCCACCGTTCCTCCAGGACCAGATGGCCGACTTCGAGGACTCCGACGAGCAGGTCACCTCGATCTCCCACGGCAGCGGTCTCGACCCGGCCCAGGCCAGCGAGGTCGAGGAGGCCTTCGCGGTGTTCACCGACAACTGGGACCCCCAGGAGACGACCCAGGAACTCATCGACATCTTCTAA
- a CDS encoding DUF4013 domain-containing protein: protein MFEALRYPLRGEHAEKALLAAWLCVLVHSIALPVLALVPLLGYLATVLETGDEDEPPTFLDRTVLRRGIGASVLAGVYGAIPLGMALVTFYLLAETGREPTGAGTLIVLAGSTTVLFVLATAAYLLPIALANYARSDSLRAGLKRLRPIAVHAAYFVGWSSGSILGLLGLALTSALVDLGGVLAVLGSLVGAYMTIVAVRRVARGYAVAVD from the coding sequence ATGTTCGAGGCGCTTCGGTACCCGCTCCGCGGCGAGCACGCCGAGAAGGCGCTGCTCGCGGCGTGGCTCTGCGTCCTCGTCCACTCGATCGCGCTCCCGGTGCTCGCGCTCGTCCCGCTGCTGGGCTACCTCGCGACGGTCCTCGAAACCGGCGACGAAGACGAACCGCCGACGTTCCTCGACCGAACTGTGCTCCGTCGTGGGATCGGAGCGAGCGTCCTCGCGGGTGTCTACGGCGCGATTCCTCTGGGGATGGCGCTGGTCACCTTCTATCTGCTCGCGGAAACCGGGAGGGAGCCGACGGGCGCCGGCACGCTGATCGTCCTCGCCGGCTCGACGACGGTGCTGTTCGTCCTCGCGACGGCGGCCTACCTCCTCCCGATCGCGCTCGCGAACTACGCCCGGTCGGACTCGCTCCGCGCCGGGCTCAAACGGCTCCGCCCGATCGCGGTCCACGCCGCCTACTTCGTCGGCTGGAGCTCCGGCTCGATCCTCGGCCTGCTTGGCCTCGCGCTCACGAGCGCGCTCGTGGATCTCGGAGGAGTGCTCGCCGTCCTCGGCTCGCTCGTCGGCGCCTACATGACGATCGTCGCCGTGCGGCGGGTCGCCCGGGGCTACGCCGTCGCGGTCGATTAG
- a CDS encoding AGE family epimerase/isomerase produces MNVYRTREGLRHAFRDVLNFYYPDCIDARYGGYIAQIDERDGGVYDGRTKHLVATARGVNNFSLGVLADGPDWCRYAAEHGLRFLSVAHWDDECEGYDWLLDGRDATDRTRYCYGHAFALLAGARAHRAGIPGGREELDRAFSVLEDRFFEPEYGLYADRASPDWTELSPYRGANANMHTLEALLAAGEATGEARFLDRAYTVADRFTRDLASESDGLLWEHYTESWEPDFAYNEDEPHHQFRPPGYQPGHHAEWAKLLLVLAEHREEQWFVLRARELFDAAIDLGWDERCGGLSYTVEASGEPIVAAKYGWVHAEAIGASALLADHDDSDLRWYDRLWAYAREHLIDPGTGNWYEKCTREGAYDGPNRGPAVEPGYHPATNCWLAMGVLDEDPAAFDP; encoded by the coding sequence ATGAACGTCTACCGCACACGCGAGGGGCTCCGACACGCGTTTCGTGACGTCCTGAATTTCTACTACCCCGACTGCATCGACGCCCGTTACGGGGGGTATATCGCCCAGATCGACGAACGCGACGGGGGCGTCTACGACGGTCGAACGAAACACCTCGTCGCGACCGCCCGCGGCGTGAACAACTTCTCGCTCGGCGTGCTCGCCGACGGTCCCGACTGGTGTCGGTACGCCGCCGAGCACGGCCTCCGATTCCTCTCGGTCGCTCACTGGGACGACGAGTGCGAGGGCTACGACTGGCTGCTCGACGGCCGTGACGCGACGGATAGAACCAGATACTGCTACGGCCACGCCTTCGCGCTCCTCGCGGGCGCGCGGGCACACCGGGCGGGAATCCCTGGCGGCAGGGAGGAACTCGACCGGGCGTTCTCCGTCCTCGAGGATCGGTTCTTCGAACCGGAGTACGGACTGTACGCCGATCGGGCGTCGCCCGACTGGACGGAGCTCTCTCCCTACCGGGGCGCGAACGCGAACATGCATACCCTCGAAGCGCTACTCGCTGCGGGCGAGGCCACCGGGGAGGCGCGCTTTCTCGACCGGGCGTACACGGTCGCCGACCGGTTCACTCGCGACCTGGCGAGCGAGAGTGATGGACTGCTCTGGGAGCACTACACCGAGTCGTGGGAGCCCGATTTCGCGTACAACGAGGACGAACCCCACCACCAGTTCCGCCCGCCGGGCTACCAGCCGGGTCACCACGCCGAGTGGGCGAAACTGCTCCTCGTGCTCGCGGAGCACCGCGAGGAGCAATGGTTCGTCCTGCGAGCCCGGGAACTGTTCGACGCCGCGATCGATCTCGGGTGGGACGAGCGGTGCGGAGGACTCTCCTACACCGTCGAGGCCTCGGGGGAGCCGATCGTCGCGGCGAAGTACGGCTGGGTCCACGCGGAGGCGATCGGCGCGAGCGCGCTCCTCGCCGATCACGACGACTCCGACCTGAGGTGGTACGATCGGCTCTGGGCCTACGCTCGGGAGCACCTGATCGACCCCGGAACCGGGAACTGGTACGAGAAATGCACCCGCGAGGGCGCGTACGACGGGCCGAACCGCGGCCCGGCGGTCGAACCCGGCTACCACCCGGCGACGAACTGCTGGCTCGCGATGGGTGTGCTGGACGAGGACCCGGCGGCGTTCGACCCCTAA
- the fdhF gene encoding formate dehydrogenase subunit alpha translates to MATEEQEPVKTICPYCGVGCGIQVNPGEEPGDMRFMPWGEAPVNEGKICIKGGAATQVVDHEDRLTEPLIKEDGEFREASWEAAYGLIVDELERIREEHGPDAMGFYGSSKTMNEENYLLQKLARRFGTNNVDNCTRMCHASTVWALRTSLGAGAMTNSMADLREAADVFWIHGANPAEQHPIANSVYFRQAVLEGATVIQIDPHANKTTRTFDIEGTDRHMHLQLNPGTDIPLLNIVLKTILEHHEAHPEDGWIDEAFIAERTEGFEHLKETLEGFDKEAAAEECGVPLEEIEEAARKYADAGNAAIFTGMGMSQHRCGVDNVQNEINLALITGNIGRPGTGVNPLRGQNNVQGTCDVGAMPNVLPGYQLVDDDEARESVEEVWGFEIPPEPGLTNVEISHEAGNSVHGLYVMGENPIMSEPDANNVAKRFEELEFMAVQDIFMTETAKFADVVLPATTWAERGGTVTNTDRRVQRMRGVEKVHETTKHDLEIVSEIGTRLFGEDGGFSFSDPEEVFEELRQVCPSYYGMTYELLGEEGIQWPCEEIGDEGDPYLYEESFDTENGLGHIEGVRHTPPAETPDEEYPLILTTARLEEHYNTGTMSRRSPTLNRQHPENFVDVHPADAERYGIEDGDIVRIRSRRGQIDVRAQVTEDTKEGVIWTTPHFASASANVLTNDVLDERAKIPEYKAAAAEIEVGIEPAEGAPADD, encoded by the coding sequence ATGGCGACTGAGGAGCAGGAGCCGGTGAAGACGATCTGTCCGTACTGCGGCGTGGGCTGTGGTATCCAGGTCAATCCGGGCGAGGAACCCGGCGACATGCGTTTCATGCCGTGGGGCGAGGCGCCGGTCAACGAGGGGAAGATCTGCATCAAGGGCGGCGCCGCGACGCAGGTCGTCGACCACGAGGACCGGCTGACCGAGCCGCTGATCAAGGAAGACGGCGAGTTCCGCGAGGCGTCGTGGGAGGCGGCCTACGGCCTGATCGTCGACGAGCTCGAACGGATCCGCGAGGAGCACGGCCCGGACGCGATGGGCTTCTACGGCTCCTCGAAGACGATGAACGAGGAGAACTACCTCCTCCAGAAGCTCGCCCGGCGCTTCGGCACGAACAACGTCGACAACTGTACGCGGATGTGTCACGCCTCGACGGTCTGGGCGCTGCGAACGAGCCTCGGCGCGGGCGCGATGACAAACAGCATGGCCGACCTCCGGGAGGCGGCGGACGTATTCTGGATCCACGGGGCGAACCCGGCCGAACAACACCCGATCGCCAACAGCGTCTACTTCCGGCAGGCGGTACTGGAGGGTGCGACGGTGATCCAGATCGACCCTCACGCGAACAAGACGACCCGGACGTTCGACATCGAGGGGACCGACCGGCACATGCACCTCCAGCTCAACCCCGGGACGGACATCCCGCTGCTCAATATCGTCCTCAAGACGATCCTCGAGCACCACGAGGCCCATCCCGAGGACGGCTGGATCGACGAGGCGTTCATCGCCGAGCGGACCGAGGGGTTCGAGCACCTGAAAGAGACACTGGAGGGCTTCGACAAGGAGGCCGCCGCCGAGGAGTGTGGCGTCCCCCTCGAAGAGATCGAGGAGGCCGCCCGGAAGTACGCGGATGCGGGCAACGCCGCCATCTTCACGGGCATGGGGATGAGCCAGCACCGCTGTGGCGTCGACAACGTCCAGAACGAGATCAACCTCGCGCTGATCACGGGCAACATCGGTCGGCCCGGAACCGGGGTGAACCCGCTTCGCGGGCAGAACAACGTCCAGGGCACCTGTGACGTCGGCGCGATGCCGAACGTCCTCCCCGGCTATCAGCTCGTCGACGACGACGAGGCCCGCGAGTCGGTCGAGGAGGTCTGGGGCTTCGAGATCCCCCCCGAGCCGGGGCTGACGAACGTCGAGATCTCCCACGAGGCGGGGAACTCCGTCCACGGGCTCTACGTGATGGGCGAGAATCCGATCATGTCCGAACCGGACGCGAACAACGTCGCGAAACGGTTCGAGGAGCTCGAGTTCATGGCCGTCCAGGACATCTTCATGACCGAGACGGCGAAGTTCGCGGACGTGGTCCTGCCGGCGACGACGTGGGCCGAACGCGGCGGCACCGTCACCAACACCGATCGCCGGGTCCAGCGGATGCGAGGGGTCGAAAAGGTCCACGAGACCACGAAACACGACCTGGAGATCGTTTCGGAGATCGGTACCAGGCTCTTCGGCGAGGACGGCGGCTTCTCGTTCTCCGATCCCGAGGAGGTCTTCGAGGAGCTGAGACAGGTCTGTCCGAGCTACTACGGGATGACCTACGAGCTGCTCGGCGAGGAGGGGATCCAGTGGCCCTGTGAGGAGATCGGCGACGAGGGCGACCCCTACCTCTACGAGGAGAGCTTCGACACCGAGAACGGCCTGGGTCACATCGAGGGGGTCAGACACACCCCGCCCGCTGAGACGCCCGACGAGGAGTACCCGCTGATCCTCACGACGGCCCGACTCGAAGAGCACTACAACACGGGGACGATGAGCCGGCGCTCGCCGACGCTGAACCGCCAGCATCCGGAGAATTTCGTCGACGTCCACCCCGCTGACGCCGAACGCTACGGGATCGAGGACGGCGATATCGTTAGAATCCGCTCGCGTCGGGGTCAGATCGACGTGCGGGCGCAGGTCACCGAGGACACGAAGGAGGGCGTGATCTGGACGACGCCGCACTTCGCGTCGGCCTCGGCGAACGTGCTCACGAACGACGTGCTCGACGAGCGGGCGAAGATCCCCGAGTACAAGGCCGCCGCCGCGGAGATCGAGGTCGGGATCGAACCGGCGGAGGGGGCTCCGGCGGACGACTGA
- a CDS encoding adenylosuccinate synthase, translating into MTVTIVGSQLGDEGKGGVVDLFGERADVVARYQGGDNAGHTVVLGEETYKLSLVPSGAVRGKVGVLGNGCVVNPETLFSEIDELRERGLEPDVRVAERAHVIMPYHRALDGIEEEAKSDSDLDAGTTGKGIGPTYEDKVGRRGIRIGDLLDPDALDRKLSYVLPQKRALCESVYGADPERFDDAFDYETLFSLARGYGERLREEGMTVNAGAFLTERIDAGENVMFEGAQGTVIDIDHGDYPYVTSSNPTGGYAATGTGVGPTVVGRGEVIGIVKSYLTRVGTGQLPTELGSVEGQTPEDGGRPEASDLATYIRDEGGEYGTVTGRPRRVGWLDLPMLRHAARVSGFTGLVIGHVDVLAGLDEVEVGHSYTLDGEELLTLPSTSERWARCTVNYRTFEGWPEPDWEAVAAEGYEAIPANARTYLEYVSEQLGAPIYAVSVGPGREQTIVLEEPFE; encoded by the coding sequence ATGACCGTTACCATCGTCGGGTCCCAGCTCGGTGACGAGGGGAAAGGCGGCGTCGTCGACCTCTTCGGCGAGCGCGCCGACGTCGTCGCCCGCTACCAGGGCGGCGACAACGCCGGCCACACCGTCGTCCTCGGGGAGGAGACGTACAAGCTCTCGCTCGTCCCCAGTGGCGCGGTCCGCGGGAAGGTGGGCGTGCTCGGAAACGGCTGCGTGGTCAACCCCGAGACGCTCTTCTCGGAGATCGACGAACTCCGCGAGCGCGGACTGGAGCCCGACGTCCGGGTCGCAGAGCGCGCACACGTGATCATGCCGTACCACCGCGCGCTCGACGGGATCGAGGAGGAGGCCAAATCCGACTCCGACCTCGACGCCGGCACGACGGGGAAGGGGATCGGTCCCACCTACGAGGACAAGGTCGGCCGCCGCGGCATCCGGATCGGCGACCTGCTCGACCCCGACGCACTCGATCGGAAGCTCTCGTACGTCCTCCCGCAGAAGCGGGCGCTCTGCGAGTCGGTCTACGGGGCGGACCCGGAGCGGTTCGACGACGCGTTCGACTACGAGACGCTCTTCTCGCTCGCCCGGGGCTACGGTGAGCGGCTCCGCGAGGAGGGGATGACGGTGAACGCGGGCGCGTTCCTCACCGAGCGGATCGATGCCGGTGAGAACGTGATGTTCGAGGGTGCCCAGGGCACCGTCATCGACATCGACCACGGCGACTACCCGTACGTCACCTCCTCGAACCCGACGGGAGGGTACGCCGCGACGGGCACCGGCGTCGGGCCGACGGTCGTCGGCCGGGGGGAGGTGATCGGTATCGTCAAGTCGTATCTCACGCGCGTGGGAACGGGCCAGCTCCCGACCGAACTCGGCTCCGTCGAGGGCCAGACCCCCGAAGACGGCGGCCGCCCGGAGGCGTCCGATCTCGCGACGTACATTCGCGACGAGGGTGGGGAGTACGGGACGGTCACCGGTCGCCCGCGTCGCGTCGGCTGGCTCGACCTGCCGATGCTGCGACACGCCGCTCGCGTCAGCGGGTTCACTGGCCTCGTGATCGGACACGTCGACGTGCTGGCCGGGCTCGACGAGGTCGAGGTGGGTCACTCGTACACGCTCGACGGGGAGGAGCTCCTGACGCTGCCCTCGACGAGCGAGCGGTGGGCCCGCTGTACGGTGAACTACCGCACGTTCGAGGGCTGGCCCGAACCCGACTGGGAGGCGGTCGCGGCCGAGGGCTACGAGGCGATCCCCGCGAACGCACGAACCTACCTGGAGTACGTGAGTGAGCAACTTGGGGCGCCGATCTACGCCGTCAGCGTCGGCCCGGGTCGCGAGCAGACGATCGTCCTCGAAGAGCCGTTCGAGTAG
- a CDS encoding DUF7527 domain-containing protein encodes MQTHIETRLSEWETRSIDGDSEPLPTLAAEGFTGVASVDDRRLFLLNGRAIGPEATSLDAFETPTAVHSAPDPGLSLLYAMAEEGGETTASYYTEETPLTEVHETLTERGFSGYVSLSENVLSGEYYTVYYGGRSMDVAFVGTGERLLTGEEARERAEAEVGIYEVVSVDLTVAQLPEPGEEPPAPAAETDGTREPAEGADASPSDEPADGRRSDVPMPEGREHVTVDPIRDDTADDPTSPVDAVTPADEGEPALAPEPAEESEVSVTDDGIDDAGAEAPDGSEPEEVPTDGPLVEEESVTTASGAEPDADTEGLPEGIDLPERSEAPEDPLAAERDWRGRRRVPSLDPALSAGDGGDPATVPEGRGESETADRHDSGALDGIEPTSSADETDRDPEGTRSGPPDEVPPVDGQSAHALRETLESVRAERDAVAAEAERLRGTVTDLRERLDRAERERSGPEPTQDEGRSIDPETALSGTDLFVRYDSKRGATLPDVHAGEAERDALVENLRLSTHTRFDSEGLSVAGEPFSAFLAGTIEYRFVEWLVGDLLAEIGESETASGIATLTEALSRIDRAELLGSIEIDGGEEEERERFDVVLRDRMGEPLLVADLHEGREPAGVEPMTSLVRSASAVAEAEEALSGAMAVTTSFFDPEALELADEATRSGLLQGGSRESFVRLSRRRGYHLCLVEARDGGFELTLPEL; translated from the coding sequence ATGCAGACGCACATAGAGACACGGCTCTCCGAGTGGGAGACCCGATCGATCGACGGCGACTCCGAGCCCCTCCCGACGCTCGCAGCGGAGGGGTTCACCGGCGTCGCGAGCGTGGATGACCGTCGCCTGTTCCTGCTCAACGGCCGGGCGATCGGCCCGGAGGCGACCTCGCTCGACGCCTTCGAGACGCCGACCGCTGTCCACAGCGCACCCGATCCGGGGCTTTCGCTCCTGTACGCGATGGCCGAAGAGGGTGGGGAGACGACAGCGAGCTACTACACCGAGGAGACCCCCCTGACCGAGGTCCACGAGACGCTCACCGAACGGGGGTTCTCGGGCTACGTCTCGCTCTCCGAGAACGTCCTGAGCGGGGAGTACTACACCGTCTACTACGGCGGTCGTTCGATGGACGTCGCGTTCGTCGGCACCGGCGAACGCCTGTTGACCGGCGAGGAAGCCCGGGAACGAGCCGAGGCGGAGGTCGGCATCTACGAGGTAGTCTCGGTCGATCTGACGGTCGCGCAGCTCCCGGAGCCGGGCGAGGAGCCCCCGGCGCCGGCAGCCGAAACCGACGGGACACGAGAGCCCGCCGAGGGGGCCGACGCGTCCCCGTCCGACGAGCCGGCCGACGGTCGACGTTCCGATGTGCCGATGCCGGAGGGCCGAGAGCACGTGACGGTCGATCCGATCCGAGACGACACGGCCGACGATCCCACGAGTCCGGTCGATGCGGTGACTCCGGCGGACGAGGGTGAGCCGGCACTCGCCCCGGAACCGGCGGAGGAGAGCGAGGTTTCCGTGACTGACGACGGGATCGACGACGCTGGTGCGGAGGCGCCGGACGGGTCGGAACCGGAGGAGGTACCGACGGACGGGCCGCTCGTGGAGGAGGAGTCCGTCACGACGGCCTCGGGGGCGGAGCCCGACGCTGACACCGAGGGACTGCCGGAGGGGATCGACCTCCCCGAGCGGTCCGAGGCCCCCGAGGACCCGCTCGCGGCCGAGCGCGACTGGCGCGGACGGAGGCGGGTCCCCTCGCTCGACCCCGCATTGAGCGCGGGCGACGGTGGCGACCCGGCGACGGTGCCCGAGGGACGGGGCGAGTCGGAGACGGCCGATCGACACGACTCGGGAGCCCTCGATGGGATCGAGCCCACGTCCTCCGCCGACGAGACGGATCGTGATCCGGAGGGAACACGCAGTGGACCGCCGGACGAGGTACCGCCCGTCGACGGCCAGTCGGCGCACGCGCTCCGCGAGACGCTCGAATCCGTTCGCGCAGAGCGCGACGCCGTCGCGGCGGAGGCCGAACGGCTGCGCGGGACCGTCACCGACCTTCGCGAGCGACTGGATCGAGCGGAGCGCGAGCGGTCGGGCCCGGAACCGACGCAGGACGAGGGTCGCTCGATCGACCCGGAGACGGCGCTCTCGGGGACGGACCTGTTCGTCCGCTACGACTCGAAGCGGGGGGCGACGCTCCCGGACGTCCACGCGGGCGAGGCAGAGCGCGACGCGCTGGTCGAGAACCTCCGGCTCTCGACGCACACGCGGTTCGACTCGGAGGGGCTCTCAGTGGCGGGCGAGCCGTTCTCCGCGTTCCTCGCGGGGACGATCGAGTACCGGTTCGTCGAGTGGCTCGTCGGCGACCTGCTGGCGGAGATCGGCGAGAGCGAAACGGCGTCGGGGATCGCCACCCTCACCGAGGCGCTCTCGCGGATCGACCGTGCGGAGCTTCTGGGATCGATCGAGATCGACGGGGGCGAGGAGGAGGAGCGAGAGAGGTTCGACGTGGTGCTACGCGACAGGATGGGCGAACCACTTCTCGTCGCCGACCTCCACGAGGGCCGCGAGCCGGCTGGCGTCGAGCCGATGACCTCGCTGGTCCGCTCCGCGTCGGCGGTCGCCGAGGCCGAGGAGGCCCTCTCGGGCGCGATGGCGGTGACGACGAGCTTCTTCGACCCCGAGGCGCTCGAACTGGCGGACGAGGCGACGCGGTCGGGGCTCCTCCAGGGCGGCTCCAGGGAGAGCTTCGTCCGGCTCTCGCGGAGACGCGGCTACCACCTCTGTCTGGTCGAGGCGCGCGACGGCGGGTTCGAACTGACGCTGCCGGAGCTCTAG
- a CDS encoding UPF0058 family protein translates to MHKEELLELHEQMVTIMEYFRSREEVDGSIFAPYDQLDVDPSHVHKSKSEHKHAVFVLGNALATAMSDDEFSNAGRLSKRMEELADDAESKL, encoded by the coding sequence ATGCACAAAGAGGAACTCCTCGAACTCCACGAGCAGATGGTGACGATCATGGAGTACTTCCGCTCGCGCGAGGAGGTCGACGGCTCGATCTTCGCCCCCTACGACCAGCTCGACGTCGACCCCTCACACGTCCACAAGTCCAAGAGCGAGCACAAACACGCCGTCTTCGTCCTCGGAAACGCGCTCGCGACGGCGATGAGCGACGACGAGTTCTCGAACGCCGGCCGCCTCTCGAAGCGGATGGAGGAGCTCGCCGACGACGCCGAGAGCAAGCTGTAA
- a CDS encoding DUF7120 family protein, with amino-acid sequence MPKVEITIPEHLEMQISQMIDQGDFLNREEAIEELLSTGMKAYKTSGGALADEAGVEEDGMMGHEDEYVF; translated from the coding sequence ATGCCGAAAGTAGAGATAACGATCCCAGAGCACCTCGAAATGCAGATCTCGCAGATGATCGACCAGGGCGACTTCCTCAACCGGGAGGAGGCGATCGAGGAGCTCCTCTCGACCGGGATGAAAGCGTACAAGACCAGCGGCGGCGCGCTCGCGGACGAGGCCGGCGTGGAGGAAGACGGGATGATGGGCCACGAAGACGAGTACGTGTTCTAG